The following are encoded together in the Cheilinus undulatus linkage group 3, ASM1832078v1, whole genome shotgun sequence genome:
- the loxl2a gene encoding lysyl oxidase homolog 2A: protein MLRLIIVHYFMSTLMLLCSTQSDSGTPAIQLRLAGEKRKHYEGRVEVFYNGEWGTVCDDDFSIQAAQVVCRELGFLDAESWSPSSKYGRGEGHIWLDNVHCTGSEKSLAQCESNGFGVSDCKHSEDVGVVCTQKRIPGFKFIRNQANNDEAMTVQVEDVRIRATYSHRKRIPITDGFLEVKDGGKWRQICNEGWTAMNSRVICGMHGFPGEKRVNTRPYKILAKRRKKNYWGFSVNCTGNEADLSDCKLGKEIELKGNLTCENGMPVVISCVPGRAFAPSVSAGFRKAYRVEQPLVRLKGGAMIGEGRVEVLKNGVWGTVCDDNWNIKAATVVCRELGFGSAKEALTGARLGQGMGPVHMNEVECSGFEKSLTECYFNRDALGCSHEEDAAVRCNVPAMGFNSGLRLNGGRNPYEGRVEVLAERNGSLVWGTVCSNSWGTMEAMVVCRQLGLGFASHAFQETWYWAGDPSADAIIMSGVRCSGTELTLNQCLHHGKHIDCPKGGGRFAAGVSCTQTAPDLVLNAQVVEQTTYLEDRPMYALQCAAEENCLSTSANKADSSSYRRLLRFSSQIHNNGQSDFRPRAAHHSWIWHECHRHYHSMEVFTHYDLLSLNGTKVAEGHKASFCLEDTHCDEGIQKRYECANFGSQGITVGCWDTYRHDIDCQWIDITDLKPGDYIFQVVINPNFEVAESDYTNNIMKCRSRYDGHRIWTYNCHIGGSLSSDTDDMFPGLLTNQLSHR from the exons ATGCTTCGTCTGATCATCGTACACTATTTCATGTCCACTCTGATGTTACTATGCAGCACCCAGTCAGACTCTGGCACCCCTGCTATCCAGCTACGTCTAGCCGGGGAGAAGCGGAAACACTATGAGGGTCGTGTGGAGGTGTTTTACAATGGAGAGTGGGGGACAGTATGCGATGATGACTTCTCCATACAAGCTGCTCAAGTGGTGTGCAGAGAGCTCGGCTTCTTGGATGCTGAGTCTTGGTCGCCTTCATCCAAATATGGAAGAGGAGAAG GCCACATCTGGCTCGACAACGTGCATTGCACTGGTTCAGAGAAGAGCCTGGCTCAGTGTGAGTCCAACGGATTTGGAGTGTCTGACTGCAAGCATTCAGAGGATGTCGGAGTGGTGTGCACGCAGAAGCGCATTCCTGGCTTCAAGTTCATCCGGAACCAGGCCAACAACGATGAG GCTATGACGGTGCAGGTGGAGGATGTGAGGATCAGGGCCACGTACTCCCACAGGAAAAGGATTCCCATCACTGACGGCTTCTTGGAGGTGAAAGACGGGGGCAAGTGGAGACAGATCTGTAATGAGGGCTGGACAGCGATGAACAGCAGGGTCATCTGTGGCATGCACGGCTTCCCCGGGGAGAAACGCGTGAATACCCGACCATACAA AATACTGGCCAAGCGTCGTAAGAAGAACTACTGGGGTTTCTCTGTGAACTGCACAGGCAATGAGGCCGACCTGTCTGACTGTAAGCTGGGCAAAGAGATAGAGCTGAAGGGCAACCTCACCTGTGAAAACGGCATGCCTGTAGTGATCAGCTGTGTGCCTGGACGTGCCTTTGCTCCTAGTGTCAGCGCCGGCTTCAGAAAGGCCTACAGGGTGGAG CAACCCTTGGTGCGGTTAAAAGGCGGTGCTATGATCGGCGAGGGAAGAGTGGAGGTGTTGAAGAACGGAGTGTGGGGGACCGTGTGTGATGACAACTGGAACATAAAAGCAGCAACCGTGGTGTGTCGAGAGCTCGGCTTTGGGAGCGCCAAAGAGGCCTTGACCGGCGCCCGACTAGGACAAG GGATGGGGCCGGTCCACATGAATGAGGTGGAGTGCTCTGGCTTTGAGAAGTCGCTGACAGAGTGTTATTTCAACCGTGACGCACTGGGCTGCAGCCACGAGGAAGATGCAGCAGTCAGGTGTAATGTTCCTGCCATGGGCTTTAACAGTGGA CTGCGGTTAAATGGTGGCCGTAATCCCTACGAGGGACGTGTGGAGGTCCTGGCAGAGAGGAACGGCTCTCTGGTGTGGGGCACGGTGTGCAGTAACagctgggggaccatggaggccATGGTGGTGTGCAGACAGCTAGGCCTTGGCTTTGCCAGTCATGCTTTCCAG GAAACCTGGTACTGGGCAGGAGATCCCTCAGCTGATGCCATCATAATGAGCGGAGTGAGATGTTCAGGGACTGAGCTGACTCTGAATCAGTGTCTACATCATGGGAAACACATCGACTGTCCTAAAGGAGGTGGACGCTTTGCTGCTGGAGTGTCTTGTACTCAAA CGGCTCCAGACCTGGTCCTAAATGCCCAGGTTGTAGAGCAGACCACCTACCTGGAGGACAGGCCCATGTACGCACTGCAGTGTGCGGCAGAAGAGAACTGTCTGTCCACCAGCGCCAACAAAGCTGACTCCAGCTCTTACCGCCGCCTCCTCCGCTTCTCCTCCCAGATCCACAACAACGGACAGTCGGACTTCAGGCCGCGGGCCGCACACCACTCCTGGATCTGGCACGAATGTCACAG ACATTACCACAGCATGGAGGTTTTCACCCACTATGACCTGCTGAGTCTAAACGGCACCAAAGTGGCTGAGGGACACAAAGCCAGCTTCTGTCTGGAGGACACGCATTGTGATGAAG GTATCCAGAAGAGGTATGAATGTGCAAACTTTGGATCACAGGGCATCACAGTGGGCTGCTGGGATACCTACAGGCACGACATCGACTGTCAGTGGATTGACATCACAGACCTGAAGCCAGGAGACTATATTTTCCAG GTGGTGATAAACCCAAACTTTGAAGTTGCAGAGTCAGATTACACAAACAACATCATGAAGTGTCGCTCCCGGTACGATGGACATCGGATATGGACATACAACTGTCATATAG